A single region of the Corallococcus caeni genome encodes:
- a CDS encoding mannose-1-phosphate guanylyltransferase, which translates to MALYPVIMAGGSGTRFWPLSRQARPKQFLPLASKQPLLTDTAQRLKGLAPVKNTFIVCGPVHAKTAAKLVKGLPKGNLLVEPVARNTAPAIALAALQVAARDPKGVLAVLPSDHHVADVKGFQRTLAEAARIAEGGHIVTLGIKPARPETGYGYIQVGDALDGGGRRVKAFKEKPDLKTAQEYLAGGDYLWNGGIFVFRADVMLEAFQKHMPEMQKGLDALQKAAGKRTFPAVLKRVFPKLPSISIDYGVMEKAENIAVLDGDFGWSDVGSFAAIPEVRPADAQGNVVSGDAVLVDCTGCVVLADKRTLSVVGMHDVVVVDSGDAVLVVPKDKSQDVRKVVEALKARKRTRLL; encoded by the coding sequence ATGGCCCTCTATCCCGTCATCATGGCCGGAGGCTCCGGCACCCGCTTCTGGCCGCTGTCCCGCCAGGCCCGTCCGAAGCAGTTCCTCCCGCTGGCCTCCAAGCAGCCGCTGCTCACCGACACCGCCCAGCGCCTCAAGGGGCTGGCGCCGGTGAAGAACACCTTCATCGTGTGCGGTCCCGTGCACGCGAAGACGGCCGCGAAGCTGGTGAAGGGATTGCCCAAGGGCAACCTGCTGGTGGAGCCCGTGGCGCGCAACACCGCGCCCGCCATCGCGCTCGCCGCGCTCCAGGTGGCCGCGCGCGACCCCAAGGGCGTGCTCGCGGTGCTGCCGTCGGATCACCACGTGGCGGACGTGAAGGGCTTCCAGCGCACGCTCGCGGAAGCGGCGCGCATCGCGGAGGGCGGCCACATCGTCACGCTGGGCATCAAGCCCGCGCGCCCGGAGACGGGCTACGGCTACATCCAGGTGGGTGACGCGCTGGACGGCGGTGGCCGGCGCGTGAAGGCGTTCAAGGAGAAGCCGGACCTCAAGACGGCGCAGGAGTACCTGGCCGGCGGCGACTACCTGTGGAACGGCGGCATCTTCGTCTTCCGCGCGGACGTGATGCTGGAGGCCTTCCAGAAGCACATGCCGGAGATGCAGAAGGGCCTGGACGCGCTCCAGAAGGCCGCGGGCAAGCGCACCTTCCCGGCCGTGCTCAAGCGCGTGTTCCCCAAGCTGCCCTCCATCTCCATCGACTACGGCGTGATGGAGAAGGCGGAGAACATCGCGGTGCTGGACGGCGACTTCGGCTGGTCCGACGTGGGCTCCTTCGCCGCCATCCCCGAAGTGCGCCCCGCGGACGCTCAGGGCAACGTCGTCTCCGGCGACGCGGTGCTGGTGGACTGCACGGGCTGCGTGGTGCTCGCGGACAAGCGCACGCTGTCCGTCGTGGGCATGCACGACGTGGTGGTGGTGGACTCCGGTGACGCCGTGCTCGTGGTCCCCAAGGACAAGAGCCAGGACGTCCGCAAGGTCGTCGAGGCGCTCAAGGCCCGGAAGCGCACCCGGCTGCTGTAG
- a CDS encoding protein kinase domain-containing protein gives MGCKRCVGDHRNDEACPGARPGVPGDSLEGQRHGPLLLKRRLEVGAVASVYLAEYVPTGHRFAVKVLHAHLAARPAVRARFIAEALAQRNVVHRHVARVLDVRPGPQGLPCVLMEAPEGESLSALPLPLSPAEVGEVLDQALAGLEAAHARGLVHGDLTLDSMFVTRDAKGERRVRVRDFGAGAVREAALSQEERARGVTVGSPTFMAPEQCAGMAGSPRADLHAMGVAGYLLVTGRLPFGLGRSADVTLFPPHAVNASVPPALSTVLLRALAAKPEDRFDSAWAFRVALAEALGMKAPVRNAAADAPAGLDSQAEQGAALKAAPSPVDSDADDFDIVEDVPEWGMAATSMEDAALRAADGAPSSARAGEVSMRAEVAAFWSSAVALLGPAEPELPADMLPRTGASGADSSGSAASGAPILLVQPAAHAPAATMKLGVVEANLLQSAAPILLVDPASPLDVTPQPAANPSSTLGAAAIPFMTLAPTVIPSPPPIPLVDVVQDAAPIPLVNAVAPLEASAPRTDAPADLRVRLGLTPGEVLQAVSVSDVAPEGLFAECQGNLPPLAARLTVEVSFRGETALGACDVVRHVTFDEARTWNVPAGVFVHFSDEFPALGRLLSRALMEDAEPAPDAELARMLSRAEAVARDPYSLLGAKHDADFGDIHRRAQAALRRLVAFQHRPLPTPQRQALDALRVRVLAAQRMLGDPLSRVGYDATRGNLGGLARCVAAGVPEPTMEALRSAFLAARPEVEKKARALFTQGHALEVQRAIPAALERYAEALKLDPLNTSWLKHYQSLLRRVPAEAGAGGARRPEAMA, from the coding sequence ATGGGCTGCAAGCGCTGCGTAGGCGACCACCGGAACGACGAGGCGTGCCCCGGCGCACGGCCTGGGGTGCCGGGGGATTCGCTGGAGGGCCAGCGGCACGGGCCGCTGCTCTTGAAGCGCCGGCTGGAGGTGGGGGCGGTGGCGTCGGTGTACCTGGCGGAGTACGTGCCCACGGGGCACCGCTTCGCGGTGAAGGTGCTGCACGCGCACCTGGCGGCCCGCCCCGCCGTGCGCGCCCGTTTCATCGCGGAGGCGCTGGCGCAGCGCAACGTCGTGCACCGCCACGTGGCGCGCGTGCTGGACGTGCGCCCCGGTCCCCAGGGCCTGCCCTGCGTGCTGATGGAGGCGCCGGAGGGCGAGTCGCTGAGCGCGCTGCCCCTGCCGCTGTCGCCGGCCGAGGTGGGCGAGGTGTTGGATCAGGCGCTCGCGGGGTTGGAGGCGGCGCACGCGCGGGGGCTGGTGCACGGGGACCTCACGCTGGATTCGATGTTCGTCACGCGCGACGCGAAGGGTGAGCGGCGCGTGCGGGTGCGCGACTTCGGCGCGGGCGCGGTGCGGGAGGCGGCGCTGTCGCAAGAGGAGCGCGCGCGGGGCGTGACGGTGGGCTCGCCCACGTTCATGGCGCCCGAGCAGTGCGCGGGCATGGCTGGCAGCCCTCGCGCGGACCTGCACGCGATGGGCGTGGCGGGCTACCTGCTGGTGACGGGCCGGTTGCCGTTCGGGCTGGGGCGCTCCGCGGATGTGACGCTGTTTCCGCCTCACGCCGTCAACGCGAGCGTGCCGCCCGCGCTGTCCACGGTGCTGCTGCGCGCGCTGGCCGCGAAGCCGGAGGACCGCTTCGACAGCGCGTGGGCCTTCCGCGTCGCGCTCGCGGAGGCGCTGGGTATGAAGGCTCCGGTGCGGAACGCGGCGGCGGATGCGCCCGCGGGCCTGGACTCCCAGGCGGAGCAGGGCGCCGCGTTGAAGGCCGCCCCGTCCCCGGTGGACTCCGACGCGGACGACTTCGACATCGTGGAGGACGTGCCCGAATGGGGCATGGCCGCCACGTCCATGGAGGATGCGGCCCTGCGCGCGGCGGATGGCGCGCCGTCGAGCGCCCGCGCCGGTGAGGTGTCCATGCGCGCGGAGGTGGCCGCGTTCTGGTCCTCGGCCGTGGCGCTGCTGGGCCCGGCCGAACCGGAGCTGCCTGCCGACATGCTGCCGCGGACCGGCGCGTCTGGAGCCGATTCCTCGGGCTCCGCCGCTTCGGGGGCGCCCATCCTCCTGGTGCAGCCGGCGGCCCACGCTCCGGCCGCGACCATGAAGCTCGGCGTCGTCGAGGCGAACCTGCTCCAGTCCGCCGCGCCCATCCTGCTGGTGGATCCGGCCTCGCCCCTGGACGTCACGCCCCAGCCGGCGGCGAACCCCTCGTCCACGCTGGGCGCCGCGGCCATCCCGTTCATGACCCTGGCGCCCACGGTGATTCCGTCGCCCCCGCCCATTCCGCTGGTGGACGTCGTGCAGGACGCCGCGCCCATCCCGCTGGTGAACGCGGTGGCGCCGCTGGAGGCCTCCGCGCCGCGCACGGACGCGCCCGCGGACCTGCGCGTGCGCCTGGGCCTGACGCCGGGTGAGGTCCTCCAGGCTGTCTCCGTGAGCGACGTCGCCCCCGAAGGCCTCTTCGCCGAGTGCCAGGGCAACCTGCCCCCGCTCGCCGCGCGGCTGACGGTGGAGGTGTCCTTCCGGGGGGAGACGGCCCTGGGCGCCTGCGACGTCGTCCGCCACGTCACCTTCGACGAGGCGCGCACCTGGAACGTGCCCGCCGGCGTCTTCGTCCACTTCTCCGACGAGTTCCCCGCCCTGGGCCGGCTGCTCTCCCGCGCCCTCATGGAGGACGCGGAGCCCGCGCCCGACGCGGAGCTGGCGCGCATGCTGTCCCGCGCTGAGGCTGTGGCCCGCGACCCGTACAGCCTGCTGGGCGCGAAGCACGACGCGGACTTCGGCGACATCCACCGCCGCGCCCAGGCCGCCCTGCGCCGCCTGGTCGCCTTCCAGCACCGCCCGCTGCCCACCCCGCAACGCCAGGCCCTGGACGCCCTGCGCGTGCGCGTGCTGGCCGCGCAGCGGATGCTCGGCGACCCGCTCTCCCGCGTGGGCTACGACGCCACCCGGGGCAACCTGGGGGGCCTGGCCCGCTGTGTCGCCGCGGGCGTCCCGGAGCCCACCATGGAGGCCCTGCGCAGCGCCTTCCTGGCCGCCCGGCCGGAGGTGGAGAAGAAGGCCCGCGCCCTCTTCACCCAGGGGCACGCGTTGGAGGTCCAACGGGCCATCCCGGCCGCGCTGGAGCGCTACGCGGAGGCGCTCAAGCTGGACCCGCTGAACACGTCCTGGCTGAAGCACTACCAGTCGCTGCTGCGGCGGGTGCCGGCGGAGGCCGGAGCCGGTGGGGCCCGGAGGCCGGAGGCCATGGCCTGA
- a CDS encoding phosphomannomutase/phosphoglucomutase: MNAHIFREYDIRGLVDKDLTIEVVELLGLGLGTMIRRKGGTSIVVGRDCRESSTRFRDALAKGLTATGLDVYDVGVVPTPLTYFAANTLPVDGLAMITGSHNPKEFNGFKIGAGKTTFHGPEIKELRRLIEAKDFATSDKPGKVTPYDIITPYNHFIRQTVKVGRKGMKIVIDAGNGTGGAIAVPLFESMGFDVVPLFCEMDADFPNHHPDPTVVENLQDLIKKVKEVKAEVGIAYDGDSDRIGVIDDQGNVLWGDQLMVLFSRYVLKESPGAAIIGEVKCSYTMYDDIAKHGGRPIMWKAGHSLIKSKMKEEHAELAGEMSGHIFFKHRYFGFDDAVYASARLLEILTQEKQSMSQLLSDVPKTFASPELRFDTTEEKKFAMVKRATEILRDAGHKVVDVDGVRVTFPDGWGLIRASNTQPILVLRYEASTEARVKEIQALIEKTVAQAQKEVGA; encoded by the coding sequence ATGAACGCGCACATCTTCCGCGAGTACGACATCCGAGGTCTGGTGGACAAGGACCTCACCATCGAGGTGGTGGAGCTCCTGGGCCTGGGCCTGGGCACCATGATCCGCCGCAAGGGCGGCACCTCCATCGTGGTGGGCCGCGACTGCCGCGAGTCCTCCACGCGCTTCCGCGACGCGCTCGCCAAGGGCCTCACCGCCACCGGCCTGGACGTCTACGACGTGGGCGTGGTGCCGACGCCGCTGACCTACTTCGCGGCGAACACGCTGCCCGTGGACGGCCTGGCGATGATCACCGGCAGCCACAACCCGAAGGAGTTCAACGGCTTCAAGATTGGCGCCGGCAAGACGACCTTCCACGGCCCCGAAATCAAGGAGCTGCGCCGCCTCATCGAGGCGAAGGACTTCGCGACCTCGGACAAGCCCGGCAAGGTGACGCCCTACGACATCATCACGCCCTACAACCACTTCATCCGCCAGACGGTGAAGGTGGGCCGCAAGGGGATGAAGATCGTCATCGACGCGGGCAACGGCACGGGCGGCGCCATCGCGGTGCCCCTGTTCGAGAGCATGGGCTTCGACGTGGTGCCCCTGTTCTGCGAGATGGACGCGGACTTCCCCAACCACCACCCGGACCCCACGGTGGTGGAGAACCTCCAGGACCTCATCAAGAAGGTGAAGGAGGTCAAGGCGGAGGTGGGCATCGCCTACGACGGCGACAGCGACCGCATCGGCGTCATCGACGACCAGGGCAACGTGCTCTGGGGGGACCAGCTGATGGTGCTCTTCAGCCGCTACGTGCTGAAGGAGTCCCCGGGCGCGGCCATCATCGGCGAGGTGAAGTGCAGCTACACGATGTACGACGACATCGCGAAGCACGGCGGCCGGCCCATCATGTGGAAGGCCGGGCACTCCCTCATCAAGTCGAAGATGAAGGAGGAGCACGCGGAGCTGGCCGGCGAGATGAGCGGCCACATCTTCTTCAAGCACCGCTACTTCGGCTTCGACGACGCGGTGTACGCGTCCGCGCGCCTGCTGGAGATCCTGACGCAGGAGAAGCAGTCCATGTCGCAGCTGCTCTCCGACGTGCCGAAGACCTTCGCCAGCCCCGAGCTGCGCTTCGACACGACGGAGGAGAAGAAGTTCGCGATGGTGAAGCGCGCCACGGAGATCTTGCGCGACGCGGGCCACAAGGTGGTGGACGTGGACGGCGTGCGCGTGACGTTCCCGGACGGCTGGGGGCTCATCCGCGCGTCGAACACGCAGCCCATCCTGGTGCTGCGCTACGAGGCCAGCACGGAGGCTCGCGTGAAGGAGATTCAAGCGCTCATCGAGAAGACCGTCGCGCAGGCGCAGAAGGAAGTCGGCGCCTAG
- a CDS encoding ROK family protein — protein sequence MPTLGIDLGGTFARAAVVDGKGAILASAKVALQDRKPPGVVETIAQAAEEAVKKAGVKVEGCGVGAAGQIHKDTGVISVAPNLGWRDVPFAQLLKKRLGFDVKVVNDLSAAAWGELHAGAGRGAQDILVVFVGSGVGSAIIADGRLVHGGGGVAGELGHIKVVPGGRLCGCGEHGCLEAYAGGHNLIAQTRELLASGSSRVLEQLTGDDPDTITPVTLETAADAGDAKAKEIHERAAQFLALAVANYVTVLNPSRLVVGGGVLMHCPGLKRQVLDGVQQWSSRVSREGLLIADAELGDDSGIIGAALLVK from the coding sequence ATGCCGACGCTGGGAATCGACCTGGGCGGGACGTTCGCCCGGGCCGCGGTGGTGGATGGGAAGGGCGCGATCCTCGCGAGCGCCAAGGTGGCGTTGCAGGACCGCAAGCCGCCGGGCGTGGTGGAGACCATCGCCCAGGCGGCGGAGGAGGCGGTGAAGAAGGCCGGGGTGAAGGTGGAGGGCTGCGGCGTGGGCGCGGCGGGGCAGATCCACAAGGACACGGGCGTCATCTCCGTGGCGCCCAACCTGGGCTGGCGCGACGTGCCGTTTGCTCAGCTGCTGAAGAAGCGGCTGGGCTTCGACGTGAAGGTGGTGAACGACCTGTCCGCGGCGGCGTGGGGCGAGCTGCACGCGGGCGCGGGTCGCGGCGCCCAGGACATCCTGGTGGTGTTCGTGGGCTCCGGCGTGGGCAGCGCCATCATCGCGGACGGGCGGCTGGTGCACGGCGGCGGCGGCGTGGCGGGTGAGCTGGGGCACATCAAGGTGGTGCCTGGCGGGCGGCTGTGCGGCTGCGGTGAGCACGGCTGCCTGGAGGCGTACGCGGGCGGCCACAACCTCATCGCGCAGACGAGGGAGTTGCTGGCGTCGGGCAGCTCGCGCGTGCTGGAGCAGCTGACCGGCGACGACCCGGACACCATCACGCCGGTGACGCTGGAGACGGCGGCGGACGCGGGCGACGCGAAGGCCAAGGAGATCCATGAGCGAGCGGCGCAGTTCCTGGCGCTCGCGGTGGCCAACTACGTGACGGTGCTCAACCCTTCGCGACTGGTGGTGGGTGGCGGCGTGCTGATGCACTGCCCGGGGCTCAAGCGGCAGGTGCTGGACGGCGTGCAGCAGTGGTCGTCCCGCGTGTCGCGCGAGGGCCTGCTCATCGCCGACGCGGAGCTGGGCGACGACAGCGGCATCATCGGCGCGGCGCTGCTGGTGAAGTGA
- a CDS encoding WD40/YVTN/BNR-like repeat-containing protein: MTMGAVWLATWLALGSADMKWEPQASGTTVRLRGVSAVDGRVAWASGDKGTVVRTTDGGKTWTQAPVPGAEALDFRDVDALSDRTAYVLSIGAGDKSRIYKTTDGGAHWTLQFTNAMPGAFFNGMAFWDEQHGIAFSDPVDGHFVVITTEDGGATWKPVPEGALPAALAGEAGFAASGTSIAVYGTSHVWFGLGGSAARVLHSADRGKHWGIAPTPLATGEGAGVFSLYFWSPMAGIAVGGNYKQPEVATGNAALTLDAGKRQWTVPGKPPGGYRSCVAPLTRERKMWLVSVGPTGSDVSKDAGRTWEPLDATGFHAVSTPPRTRDTAWAVGEEGRIAKLVFTSAAPAPKAAPKQP, from the coding sequence ATGACGATGGGAGCGGTGTGGCTGGCGACGTGGCTGGCCCTGGGGAGCGCGGACATGAAGTGGGAGCCGCAGGCGAGCGGGACGACGGTGCGGCTTCGCGGCGTGAGCGCGGTGGACGGCCGTGTGGCGTGGGCCAGCGGGGACAAGGGCACCGTCGTGCGCACCACGGACGGAGGGAAGACGTGGACGCAGGCGCCGGTGCCGGGCGCGGAGGCGCTGGACTTCCGCGACGTGGATGCCCTCAGCGACCGCACCGCGTACGTGCTGTCCATTGGCGCGGGTGACAAGTCGCGCATCTACAAGACGACGGACGGGGGCGCGCACTGGACGCTCCAGTTCACCAACGCCATGCCCGGGGCCTTCTTCAACGGCATGGCCTTCTGGGACGAACAGCACGGCATCGCGTTCAGCGATCCTGTGGACGGGCACTTCGTGGTCATCACCACGGAGGACGGCGGCGCGACGTGGAAGCCCGTGCCGGAGGGCGCCCTGCCGGCCGCGCTCGCGGGCGAGGCGGGCTTCGCCGCCAGCGGCACGAGCATCGCGGTGTACGGCACGTCCCACGTCTGGTTCGGGCTGGGGGGCTCCGCCGCGCGCGTGCTCCACTCCGCGGACCGGGGAAAGCACTGGGGCATCGCGCCCACGCCGCTGGCCACCGGAGAGGGCGCGGGCGTGTTCTCGCTCTACTTCTGGAGCCCGATGGCGGGCATCGCGGTGGGCGGCAACTACAAGCAGCCGGAGGTGGCCACGGGCAACGCGGCGCTCACGCTGGACGCGGGCAAGCGCCAGTGGACCGTGCCCGGCAAGCCGCCCGGGGGCTACCGCTCCTGCGTGGCCCCGCTCACGCGCGAGCGCAAGATGTGGCTCGTTTCCGTAGGGCCCACGGGCTCGGACGTGTCGAAGGACGCGGGCAGGACGTGGGAGCCGCTGGACGCCACGGGCTTCCACGCCGTGTCCACGCCGCCGCGCACGCGGGACACCGCCTGGGCCGTGGGTGAGGAGGGGCGCATCGCGAAGCTCGTCTTCACGAGCGCGGCGCCGGCTCCGAAGGCAGCGCCGAAGCAGCCGTAG
- a CDS encoding DUF547 domain-containing protein, which produces MNAPVPSPRRTRWLAVVALLAVLVVLAVGAGLYVGGALPAPVPPAAEPFGYTDYAQALSHVRPSGDLDFEGLSRDRASLERFVGSLAAVSPHRQPELFPSPEDGLAYWINAYNALVLMQLVERYPDGVDASWFGGFYWGHAWPVGGERLTLYALEQRVLLGEYADPRVHFALFRGTRGGPRLDGAPYQPEFLDAQLNDASRRYMGDARHVKLEDKTVHLARLFQDRRQDFLAALPEGRGGNVLQFVWAFLPDTCEERPGCDTRGDLDRACGPQLDRCRVDFIPEDTSLPDAANTAARR; this is translated from the coding sequence GTGAACGCCCCCGTCCCTTCCCCCCGCCGCACGCGCTGGCTCGCGGTGGTGGCCCTGCTGGCCGTGCTGGTGGTGCTCGCCGTGGGAGCGGGGCTGTACGTGGGGGGTGCCCTGCCGGCGCCGGTGCCCCCGGCGGCCGAGCCCTTCGGCTACACGGACTACGCGCAGGCGCTGAGCCACGTGCGGCCCAGCGGGGACCTGGACTTCGAGGGCCTGTCGCGAGACCGCGCGTCGCTGGAGCGCTTCGTCGGGTCGCTCGCGGCGGTGTCGCCGCACCGACAGCCGGAGCTGTTCCCCTCGCCCGAGGACGGGCTGGCGTACTGGATCAACGCGTACAACGCGCTGGTGTTGATGCAGCTGGTGGAGCGCTACCCGGACGGCGTGGACGCGTCCTGGTTCGGCGGCTTCTATTGGGGCCACGCGTGGCCGGTGGGCGGTGAGCGGCTGACGCTGTACGCCCTGGAGCAGCGCGTCCTCCTGGGCGAGTACGCCGACCCGCGCGTGCACTTCGCCCTCTTCCGCGGGACGCGCGGCGGGCCCCGGCTGGACGGCGCGCCCTACCAGCCGGAGTTCCTGGACGCCCAGCTCAACGACGCCAGCCGCCGGTACATGGGAGACGCGCGCCACGTGAAGCTGGAGGACAAGACCGTGCACCTGGCGCGCCTGTTCCAGGACCGGAGGCAGGACTTCCTGGCCGCGCTGCCGGAGGGCCGGGGCGGCAACGTGCTCCAGTTCGTCTGGGCCTTCCTGCCGGACACCTGCGAGGAGCGCCCGGGCTGCGACACGCGCGGCGACCTGGACCGCGCCTGTGGCCCCCAGCTGGACAGGTGCCGTGTCGACTTCATCCCCGAGGACACGTCGCTGCCCGACGCCGCGAACACCGCCGCGCGGCGCTGA
- a CDS encoding Rieske 2Fe-2S domain-containing protein — protein MEPTPDVVRHFHPVLPSRQLRRQPVRVELAGHAYALFRDASGQAAALSDACPHRFAPLSKGTVTKEGLLQCPYHGWRFDARGQGVNPSQPELRHCEAKSFQVVERHGYLWLAHASTPVSAMPELAGGDYVFGGTFSTLFQAPLHVALDNFSEDEHTPFVHTRLGWSGAQAGAVQYEAHNHEDHTEVHYRAPQRPAPIMRLLMVGKGDVFHNDWVTRFDPVRSVYTVRWTTPSGAPRPFTTQAHIFFVPETARTTRLHVFSFLRTAVPALRPLLPVAAKAALGLTWWEVRDDARFIPTVADTPYSHKGMRLDKYDKPLVHQRKLMERIYYAHEVHEAPEPGPALPRVHDATGT, from the coding sequence ATGGAGCCTACCCCCGACGTCGTCAGGCACTTCCATCCGGTGCTGCCCTCCCGCCAGCTGCGCCGTCAGCCCGTCCGCGTGGAGCTGGCGGGCCATGCCTACGCGCTCTTCCGGGACGCCTCCGGCCAGGCCGCGGCGCTGTCGGACGCGTGTCCCCACCGCTTCGCGCCGCTGTCGAAGGGCACCGTGACGAAGGAGGGCCTGCTCCAGTGCCCGTACCACGGCTGGCGCTTCGACGCGCGAGGGCAGGGCGTCAACCCCAGCCAGCCGGAGCTGCGCCACTGCGAGGCGAAGAGCTTCCAGGTGGTGGAGCGCCACGGCTACCTCTGGCTCGCCCACGCGAGCACGCCCGTGTCCGCGATGCCGGAGCTCGCCGGCGGGGACTACGTCTTCGGTGGGACGTTCTCCACGCTGTTCCAGGCGCCGCTGCACGTGGCGCTCGACAACTTCAGCGAGGACGAGCACACGCCCTTCGTCCACACCCGGCTGGGCTGGAGCGGCGCGCAGGCGGGCGCGGTGCAGTACGAGGCGCACAACCACGAGGACCACACGGAGGTGCACTACCGCGCCCCGCAGCGGCCCGCGCCCATCATGCGGCTGCTCATGGTGGGCAAGGGAGACGTCTTCCACAACGACTGGGTGACGCGCTTCGACCCGGTGCGCAGCGTCTACACGGTCCGCTGGACGACGCCCTCGGGAGCGCCGCGCCCCTTCACCACGCAGGCGCACATCTTCTTCGTGCCGGAGACGGCGCGCACCACGCGCCTGCACGTCTTCTCCTTCCTGCGCACGGCGGTGCCCGCGCTGAGGCCCTTGCTGCCGGTGGCGGCGAAGGCCGCGCTGGGCCTCACCTGGTGGGAGGTGCGCGACGACGCGCGCTTCATCCCCACCGTGGCGGACACGCCCTACAGCCACAAGGGCATGCGGCTGGACAAGTACGACAAGCCGCTCGTGCACCAGCGCAAGCTCATGGAGCGCATCTACTACGCGCACGAGGTGCACGAGGCGCCTGAGCCAGGGCCGGCGCTCCCCCGGGTCCACGACGCCACGGGCACCTGA
- a CDS encoding TolC family protein, with amino-acid sequence MSTLLALSLSATLAAAPVLTLDEALESARQQNLDLKIAQERFEQASLATRKAWAGYLPNITVGASITRNNVAAVIPAGPIAPVDITIQPLIQKGAQAEVRQAIIAPQLWAGIAASYKSVRLAELNTQTARRQVLFGVAQAYYGAAAQQEALRAQERLLELNQAREKDTQARFDAGTVTRVALLRAQLDRSRAEQDLVRAKNALAGLKLALGTLIQREPDFELAAPPEPTVPAQASPDELVNKALQERSDVQASEVGLKLSRINKTGVLLSYLPTLGVTGAYRIANAAGFTGQNETWAITFGASWTLFDGGLREANLSEASSRVREATVTQTLAQARVKEEVRRSKLDLENALANRAKAEEALELARESNRLTDVSFKAGVATYLEVADANTALTNAEVGFVSERLQASLAALRLLNSLGSFESGSVRKEAAALGAEPGAGAPPQPQQPAQEQPAQPQPAPQQ; translated from the coding sequence ATGAGTACCCTTCTGGCGCTGTCCCTGTCGGCCACCCTGGCCGCGGCGCCCGTACTGACGCTGGATGAGGCGTTGGAGTCGGCCCGCCAGCAGAACCTCGATTTGAAGATCGCCCAGGAGCGCTTCGAGCAGGCGTCGCTCGCGACGCGCAAGGCCTGGGCGGGCTACCTGCCCAACATCACCGTGGGAGCGTCCATCACGCGCAACAACGTGGCGGCCGTCATCCCCGCGGGTCCCATCGCCCCGGTGGACATCACCATCCAGCCGCTCATCCAGAAGGGTGCGCAGGCGGAGGTGCGGCAGGCCATCATCGCGCCGCAGCTGTGGGCGGGCATCGCGGCCTCCTACAAGTCCGTGCGGCTGGCGGAGCTCAACACGCAGACGGCGCGCCGGCAGGTGCTCTTCGGCGTGGCGCAGGCGTACTACGGCGCCGCGGCGCAGCAGGAAGCCCTGCGCGCGCAGGAGCGGCTCCTGGAGCTGAACCAGGCGCGGGAGAAGGACACCCAGGCCCGGTTCGACGCGGGCACGGTGACGCGCGTGGCGCTGCTTCGCGCCCAGCTGGACCGCTCGCGCGCGGAGCAGGACCTGGTGCGCGCGAAGAACGCGCTCGCGGGCCTGAAGCTGGCGCTGGGCACGCTCATCCAGCGCGAGCCGGACTTCGAGCTGGCCGCGCCGCCGGAGCCGACGGTGCCCGCGCAGGCGTCGCCGGATGAGCTGGTGAACAAGGCGCTGCAGGAGCGCTCGGACGTGCAGGCCTCCGAAGTGGGCCTGAAGCTCAGCCGCATCAACAAGACGGGCGTGCTCCTGAGCTACCTGCCCACGCTGGGCGTGACGGGCGCCTACCGCATCGCGAACGCGGCGGGCTTCACAGGCCAGAACGAGACCTGGGCCATCACCTTCGGCGCCAGCTGGACGCTGTTCGACGGCGGCCTGCGCGAGGCGAACCTCTCCGAGGCGTCGTCCCGCGTGCGCGAGGCCACCGTCACCCAGACGCTGGCGCAGGCCCGCGTGAAGGAAGAGGTGCGCCGCTCCAAGCTGGACCTGGAGAACGCGCTGGCCAACCGCGCCAAGGCCGAGGAGGCCCTGGAGCTGGCGCGCGAGTCCAACCGCCTGACGGACGTGAGCTTCAAGGCGGGCGTCGCCACCTACCTGGAGGTCGCGGACGCCAACACCGCGCTCACCAACGCGGAGGTGGGCTTCGTGTCCGAGCGCCTCCAGGCTTCGCTCGCCGCGCTGCGCCTGCTCAACTCGCTGGGCTCGTTCGAGTCCGGGTCGGTGCGCAAGGAAGCGGCCGCCCTGGGCGCGGAGCCCGGCGCGGGCGCGCCTCCGCAGCCGCAGCAGCCGGCCCAGGAGCAGCCGGCCCAGCCGCAGCCCGCGCCCCAGCAGTAG
- a CDS encoding MarR family winged helix-turn-helix transcriptional regulator: protein MNGFNDGPSEQVMRRPASHGGPAQSESGLPEQAWTLLFELLHTHMRNFPALAAEFELSPVQAHVLRQLGEGALAMSTLANYLSCDASNVTGLVDRLEARGLVERKSSEQDRRVKMLVLTEAGAELRGRLMARLTAPPPLIAAMPDEDLAALRDIMRRALKTQ from the coding sequence ATGAACGGTTTCAACGACGGTCCCAGCGAGCAGGTGATGCGTCGGCCGGCGTCCCACGGAGGCCCGGCCCAGAGCGAGAGTGGGCTGCCCGAGCAGGCGTGGACGCTCCTCTTCGAGCTGCTGCACACCCACATGCGCAACTTCCCCGCCCTGGCGGCGGAGTTCGAGCTGTCCCCGGTGCAGGCGCACGTGCTGCGGCAACTGGGCGAGGGGGCGCTCGCGATGAGCACGCTCGCCAACTACCTGTCGTGTGACGCGTCCAACGTGACGGGGCTGGTGGACCGGCTGGAGGCGCGAGGGCTGGTGGAGCGCAAGAGCAGCGAGCAGGACCGCCGGGTGAAGATGCTGGTGCTGACGGAGGCGGGCGCGGAGCTGCGCGGCCGGCTGATGGCGCGGCTGACGGCGCCGCCGCCCCTCATCGCCGCGATGCCGGACGAGGACCTGGCGGCGCTGCGCGACATCATGCGCCGCGCGCTCAAGACGCAGTAG